One stretch of Streptomyces sp. NBC_01363 DNA includes these proteins:
- a CDS encoding CGNR zinc finger domain-containing protein, translating to MATGKSSCDWRFDSGRPCLDLVATGIGTTGACELLDGAERLADWLVAAGLVPGGTRLDAVDESWVVRFRQLRTGVDRLLTAELGGRGAGSALERVNALAAGAPPGLRAVRGRGGKLVRTLSADPECGALLAAVARDVVELLTDPVARAGLRRCEADNCRRFYLDTSRGRRRRWCSSEVCGNRERVARHRRRTAGVAVPEATAAVPDVTVPVVDATVP from the coding sequence ATGGCGACCGGCAAGAGCTCGTGCGACTGGCGGTTCGACTCCGGTCGGCCCTGCCTCGACCTGGTGGCGACGGGGATCGGGACCACCGGCGCATGTGAACTGCTCGACGGCGCCGAGCGGCTCGCCGACTGGCTGGTCGCCGCCGGACTCGTACCGGGCGGCACCCGCCTCGACGCCGTGGACGAGTCCTGGGTGGTGCGCTTCCGGCAGTTGCGTACCGGCGTCGACCGGCTGCTGACGGCCGAGCTCGGCGGCCGCGGCGCCGGGAGCGCCCTGGAACGGGTCAACGCGCTCGCCGCCGGGGCGCCGCCGGGGCTGCGGGCCGTGCGCGGCAGGGGCGGCAAGCTGGTACGGACGCTGAGTGCCGATCCCGAGTGCGGGGCGCTGCTGGCCGCCGTCGCCCGCGACGTCGTGGAACTCCTCACCGACCCCGTGGCACGGGCCGGTCTGCGCCGCTGCGAGGCCGACAACTGCCGCCGCTTCTACTTGGACACCTCGCGCGGACGCCGTCGCCGCTGGTGCTCCAGCGAGGTGTGCGGCAATCGCGAGCGGGTGGCCCGGCACCGGCGCCGAACGGCGGGCGTGGCGGTGCCGGAAGCGACCGCGGCAGTGCCGGACGTGACCGTTCCGGTGGTGGATGCGACCGTGCCGTAA
- a CDS encoding sigma-70 family RNA polymerase sigma factor, translating into MRVRKEAAVADDRPHRARHRSEPRPSPHPSPHSSPSPSPEPSAVPDEELMRALYREHAGPLFAYVLRLVAGDRQRAEDVVQETLIRAWKNAGRLGGATGSVRPWLVTVARRIVIDAHRSRQARPPEVDPSPLEAIPAEDEMDKALWLMTLSDALDDLTPAHREALVETYFKGRTVNEAADVLGIPSGTVRSRVFYALRSMKLALEERGITA; encoded by the coding sequence GTGCGGGTGCGCAAGGAAGCGGCCGTGGCCGATGACCGTCCGCACAGGGCTCGACATCGCAGCGAGCCGCGCCCATCACCGCATCCGTCGCCGCATTCGTCACCGTCACCGTCCCCGGAGCCTTCCGCCGTTCCGGACGAGGAGCTGATGCGGGCGCTCTACCGCGAACACGCCGGGCCGCTGTTCGCGTACGTGCTCCGCCTGGTCGCCGGCGACCGGCAGCGCGCCGAGGACGTGGTGCAGGAAACGCTCATCCGCGCCTGGAAGAACGCCGGGCGGCTGGGCGGCGCCACCGGATCGGTCCGCCCCTGGCTGGTGACGGTCGCCCGGCGCATCGTCATCGACGCCCACCGCAGTCGGCAGGCCCGGCCGCCCGAGGTCGATCCCTCGCCGCTGGAGGCCATTCCGGCGGAGGACGAGATGGACAAGGCGTTGTGGCTGATGACGCTCTCCGACGCGCTCGACGATCTGACCCCGGCGCACCGGGAAGCCCTGGTCGAGACCTACTTCAAGGGCCGTACGGTCAACGAGGCGGCCGATGTGCTGGGCATCCCGAGCGGGACGGTACGGTCCCGGGTCTTCTACGCACTGCGTTCGATGAAGCTCGCCCTGGAGGAGAGGGGGATCACGGCATGA
- a CDS encoding anti-sigma factor, translating into MNDDHEWEPFGLRPIGPSGPSDPRSPSSPRSPRSPGNPSGHDAAGAYLLGVLDDAEASAFEAHLAGCERCAARLEELAGLEPVLATLSGPPAAVPGARPVRYVPGPPGPRVLERLVDEVAAGRARRRRRSGYLVAAAVALIIGGPVVAVMASGNDGPSTRAAGPYPTGTDEGTPLRRMPEKVRATDPVTKADATIGMERKPWGTSTVLELRNVTGPRKCRLIAVSKTGEEEVVTSWSVPERGYGIEDSRHPGATYPLLVQGGAAMDRGDIDHFEVRTFDGRRLVEVDA; encoded by the coding sequence ATGAACGACGACCACGAGTGGGAGCCTTTCGGCCTCAGGCCGATCGGCCCCTCCGGCCCCTCCGACCCCCGCAGCCCCTCCAGCCCCCGCAGCCCCCGCAGCCCCGGCAACCCCTCCGGGCACGACGCCGCCGGTGCGTACCTCCTCGGTGTTCTCGACGATGCCGAGGCATCCGCCTTCGAGGCGCACCTGGCCGGCTGCGAGCGGTGCGCCGCCCGGCTCGAAGAGCTCGCCGGCCTGGAACCCGTGCTCGCGACGCTCTCCGGGCCCCCGGCCGCCGTGCCGGGCGCCCGCCCCGTCCGGTACGTACCGGGCCCGCCCGGCCCCCGCGTGCTGGAGCGGCTCGTCGACGAGGTGGCGGCCGGGCGGGCCCGGCGCAGGCGCCGGTCCGGGTATCTGGTGGCGGCGGCGGTGGCGCTGATCATCGGCGGCCCGGTGGTCGCGGTCATGGCGAGCGGCAACGACGGCCCGTCGACGCGGGCGGCGGGCCCGTACCCCACCGGCACCGACGAGGGCACCCCCCTCCGGCGCATGCCGGAGAAAGTACGGGCCACCGACCCCGTCACCAAGGCCGACGCCACGATCGGCATGGAGAGGAAGCCCTGGGGCACCAGCACCGTGCTGGAGCTCAGGAATGTCACGGGTCCGCGGAAATGCCGCCTGATCGCGGTGTCGAAGACCGGCGAGGAGGAGGTCGTCACCTCCTGGTCCGTACCGGAGCGGGGATACGGCATCGAGGACTCCCGGCACCCGGGCGCGACATACCCGCTCCTTGTCCAGGGCGGCGCGGCCATGGACCGGGGCGACATCGACCACTTCGAGGTGCGTACGTTCGACGGCAGGCGGCTGGTCGAGGTCGATGCCTGA
- a CDS encoding UvrD-helicase domain-containing protein — MAAQDAAVDSLRDREIGVEQEHLDRVYHRLEEKIHEAEFLMHDAVKRGQVGTPGALAERDAQVFRAGIHLNRLNSEFEDFLFGRIDLLLGKDGERGPDGAYTSVEPADDAVRDDNSADIAETLHIGRIGVLDSDYAPLVIDWRAPAAAPFYRSTPKEPGRVVRRRVIRSKGRKVLGVEDDLMRPELTAYLGGDKLPVIGDGALMAALGQARSHTMRDIVSSIQAEQDLVIRAPAASVTEVSGGPGTGKTAVALHRAAYLLYQDRRRYAGGILVVSPTPLLVAYTEGVLPSLGEEGQVAIRAVGSLSDEAAGVEGATTYDEPAVARIKGSSRMLQVLRKASRGALEQPGTSRRAAADRDGQLSFGDAADGADGAVGAGNGDRAPATPTRLRVVAFGARVELNADELHRIRQSVLGGTAPVNLLRPRARRMLLDALWNKSSGRGRYTDPELAAELRSSFDEDVSTETDFLDFLNAWWPELTPRGVLAAMADEKRLGRWARRVLNQGEVRRFARSLKRLDHDGNGPLSVHDVAILDELQTLLGTPHRPKKKRELDPLDQLSGLEELMPQREETQRERAERLAAERTEYAHVIVDEAQDLTPMQWRMVGRRGRHATWTIVGDPAQSSWSDPDEAARARDEALGNRPRRRFTLTVNYRNPAEIAELASKVLALAMPGMESPAAVRSTGVKPRFETVRDGDLAASVREEARRLLAEVDGTVGVVVAMNRRAQARGWLAELGERVVALGSLEAKGLEYDATVVVSPAEIADESPAGLRVLYVALTRATQQLTVVSGERDLPDEDGVPDLLRD, encoded by the coding sequence GTGGCCGCGCAGGATGCCGCTGTCGATTCGTTGCGGGACCGGGAAATCGGTGTCGAGCAGGAACATCTCGACCGTGTGTACCACCGCCTTGAGGAGAAGATCCACGAGGCGGAATTTCTCATGCATGACGCCGTCAAGCGCGGCCAGGTCGGCACCCCGGGAGCGCTCGCCGAGCGCGACGCCCAGGTGTTCCGGGCCGGAATCCACCTCAACCGGCTGAACAGCGAGTTCGAGGACTTCCTCTTCGGGAGGATCGATCTGCTGCTCGGCAAGGACGGCGAACGCGGCCCGGACGGCGCGTACACCTCCGTCGAACCCGCCGACGACGCCGTCCGCGACGACAACTCGGCCGATATCGCGGAGACGCTGCACATCGGCCGGATCGGGGTCCTCGACTCCGACTACGCGCCGCTGGTCATCGACTGGCGCGCCCCGGCCGCCGCACCGTTCTACCGCTCGACGCCGAAGGAACCCGGCAGGGTCGTACGCCGCCGGGTCATCCGCTCCAAGGGCCGCAAGGTCCTCGGCGTCGAGGACGACCTGATGCGCCCCGAGCTGACCGCGTACCTGGGCGGCGACAAGCTGCCCGTCATCGGCGACGGCGCCCTGATGGCGGCGCTCGGACAGGCCCGCAGCCACACCATGCGGGACATCGTCTCCTCCATCCAGGCCGAACAGGACCTGGTGATCCGGGCCCCCGCCGCCTCCGTCACCGAGGTTTCCGGCGGCCCCGGCACCGGCAAGACGGCCGTCGCCCTGCACCGTGCCGCGTACCTCCTCTACCAGGACCGGCGGCGTTACGCGGGCGGCATCCTCGTCGTCTCGCCGACCCCGCTCCTGGTCGCGTACACCGAGGGCGTGCTCCCCTCGCTGGGCGAGGAGGGGCAGGTCGCGATCCGCGCCGTCGGCTCGCTCTCCGACGAGGCGGCCGGCGTCGAGGGCGCTACCACCTACGACGAGCCCGCCGTCGCCCGGATCAAGGGCTCCTCGCGGATGCTCCAGGTGCTGCGCAAGGCGTCCCGCGGCGCGCTGGAACAGCCCGGCACCTCCCGCAGGGCGGCGGCGGACCGGGACGGCCAGCTGTCCTTCGGCGACGCGGCGGACGGGGCGGACGGAGCGGTCGGGGCCGGCAACGGCGACCGGGCCCCCGCCACCCCGACCCGGCTGCGGGTCGTCGCGTTCGGCGCCCGCGTCGAGCTGAACGCCGACGAGCTGCACCGCATCCGGCAGTCCGTCCTCGGCGGCACCGCGCCGGTCAACCTGCTGCGCCCGCGCGCCCGCAGGATGCTCCTGGACGCCCTGTGGAACAAGTCCTCGGGCCGGGGCCGCTACACCGACCCCGAGCTCGCCGCCGAACTGCGCTCCTCCTTCGACGAGGACGTCTCCACCGAGACGGACTTCCTCGACTTCCTGAACGCCTGGTGGCCCGAGCTCACCCCGCGCGGGGTGCTCGCCGCGATGGCCGACGAGAAGCGGCTCGGCCGCTGGGCCCGCCGGGTCCTCAACCAGGGCGAGGTACGCCGCTTCGCCCGCTCCCTGAAGCGGCTCGACCACGACGGGAACGGGCCGTTGTCCGTGCACGACGTGGCCATCCTCGACGAGTTGCAGACGCTGCTCGGCACACCGCACCGGCCGAAGAAGAAGCGCGAACTCGACCCGCTGGACCAGCTCTCCGGTCTGGAGGAGCTGATGCCGCAGCGCGAGGAGACCCAGCGCGAGCGTGCCGAGCGGCTGGCGGCGGAGCGTACGGAGTACGCGCACGTCATCGTCGACGAGGCGCAGGACCTCACGCCCATGCAGTGGCGGATGGTCGGCCGCCGCGGCAGGCACGCCACCTGGACGATCGTCGGGGACCCGGCGCAGTCCTCCTGGTCGGATCCGGACGAGGCCGCCCGCGCGCGCGACGAGGCGCTCGGCAACCGGCCGCGCCGCCGCTTCACCCTCACCGTCAACTACCGCAACCCGGCGGAGATCGCCGAGCTGGCCTCGAAGGTCCTGGCGCTGGCGATGCCCGGAATGGAGTCACCGGCCGCGGTCCGCTCCACAGGCGTGAAGCCGCGCTTCGAGACCGTACGGGACGGCGATCTGGCCGCCTCGGTGCGCGAGGAGGCGCGGCGGCTGCTCGCCGAGGTCGACGGCACGGTGGGTGTGGTCGTCGCGATGAACCGCCGGGCCCAGGCCCGCGGCTGGCTCGCCGAGCTCGGCGAGCGGGTGGTGGCGCTGGGCAGCCTGGAGGCGAAGGGCCTGGAGTACGACGCCACGGTGGTCGTCTCGCCCGCGGAGATCGCGGACGAGTCCCCGGCCGGCCTGCGGGTGCTGTACGTGGCGTTGACGCGTGCGACGCAGCAGCTCACGGTGGTCTCGGGGGAGCGGGACCTGCCCGACGAGGACGGTGTCCCGGACCTGTTGAGGGACTGA
- a CDS encoding NAD-dependent malic enzyme, which produces MATAPSVSYSMTVRLEVPASGTAVSQLTTAVESSGGSVTGLDVTASGHEKLRIDVTIAATSTSHADEIVEGLRGIEGVVLGKVSDRTFLMHLGGKIEMASKHPIRNRDDLSMIYTPGVARVCMAIAENPEDARRLTIKRNSVAVVTDGSAVLGLGNIGPMAALPVMEGKAALFKRFAGIDAWPICLDTQDTDAIVEIVKAIAPGFAGINLEDISAPRCFEIEARLREALDIPVFHDDQHGTAIVVLAALTNALRVVGKGIGDVRVVMSGAGAAGTAILKLLIAAGVKHAVVADIHGVVHAGREDLVSADADSPLRWIADNTNPESMTGTLKQAVVGADVFIGVSAPNVLDGADVAAMADGAIVFALANPDPEVDPAIARQTAAVVATGRSDFPNQINNVLVFPGVFRGLLDAQSRTVNTEMMLAAARALADVVAEDELNANYIIPSVFNDRVAGAVAGAVRDAARAAGGTAKASGDLG; this is translated from the coding sequence ATGGCAACGGCGCCCAGCGTCTCGTACTCGATGACGGTCAGGCTGGAGGTGCCCGCGAGCGGCACAGCGGTCTCCCAGCTCACCACGGCCGTGGAGTCCTCCGGCGGATCGGTCACCGGCCTCGACGTGACCGCTTCCGGTCACGAGAAGCTGCGGATCGACGTGACCATCGCGGCCACCTCCACCTCGCACGCGGACGAGATCGTCGAGGGTCTGCGCGGCATCGAGGGTGTCGTCCTGGGCAAGGTCTCCGACCGTACGTTCCTGATGCACCTCGGCGGCAAGATCGAGATGGCGTCCAAGCACCCCATCCGCAACCGTGACGATCTCTCGATGATCTACACCCCGGGCGTGGCCCGGGTCTGCATGGCCATCGCCGAGAACCCCGAGGACGCCCGCCGCCTCACCATCAAGCGCAACTCCGTCGCAGTTGTGACGGACGGCTCCGCCGTGCTCGGTCTCGGCAACATCGGCCCGATGGCCGCCCTCCCGGTGATGGAGGGCAAGGCGGCCCTCTTCAAGCGGTTCGCCGGCATCGACGCCTGGCCGATCTGCCTGGACACCCAGGACACCGACGCCATCGTCGAGATCGTCAAGGCGATCGCCCCCGGCTTCGCGGGCATCAACCTGGAGGACATCTCCGCCCCCCGCTGCTTCGAGATCGAGGCACGGCTGCGCGAGGCCCTGGACATCCCGGTCTTCCACGACGACCAGCACGGCACCGCGATCGTCGTCCTGGCCGCGCTGACCAACGCGCTTCGCGTGGTGGGCAAGGGAATCGGGGACGTACGGGTCGTCATGTCCGGAGCCGGAGCGGCCGGTACGGCCATCCTGAAGCTCCTCATCGCCGCTGGCGTCAAGCACGCCGTCGTCGCCGACATCCACGGTGTGGTGCACGCCGGCCGTGAGGACCTCGTCTCCGCCGACGCCGACTCGCCGCTGCGCTGGATCGCCGACAACACCAACCCGGAGTCCATGACCGGCACCCTCAAGCAGGCCGTCGTGGGCGCCGACGTCTTCATCGGCGTCTCCGCCCCGAACGTGCTGGACGGCGCCGATGTCGCCGCCATGGCCGACGGTGCGATCGTGTTCGCGCTCGCGAACCCGGACCCCGAGGTGGACCCGGCAATCGCACGTCAGACGGCGGCGGTTGTCGCCACCGGGCGCTCCGACTTCCCGAACCAGATCAACAACGTGCTGGTCTTCCCGGGTGTCTTCCGCGGCCTGCTGGACGCTCAGTCCCGCACCGTCAACACGGAGATGATGCTCGCCGCGGCGCGCGCCCTCGCCGACGTGGTCGCCGAGGACGAGCTGAACGCGAACTACATCATCCCGTCGGTCTTCAACGACCGGGTCGCGGGAGCGGTCGCCGGCGCCGTCCGGGACGCCGCGAGGGCGGCCGGCGGCACCGCGAAGGCCTCGGGCGACCTCGGCTGA
- a CDS encoding HU family DNA-binding protein: MNRSELVAALADRAEVTRKDADAVLAALAETVGEIVAKGDEKVTIPGFLTFERTHRAARTARNPQTGDPINIPAGYSVKVSAGSKLKEAAKGK; this comes from the coding sequence ATGAACCGCAGTGAGCTGGTGGCCGCCCTGGCCGACCGCGCCGAGGTGACTCGCAAGGACGCCGACGCCGTGCTGGCCGCCCTCGCCGAGACCGTCGGTGAGATCGTCGCCAAGGGCGACGAGAAGGTCACCATCCCCGGCTTCCTGACCTTCGAGCGCACCCACCGTGCCGCTCGCACCGCTCGTAACCCGCAGACCGGCGACCCGATCAACATCCCGGCCGGCTACAGCGTGAAGGTCTCCGCGGGCTCCAAGCTCAAGGAAGCCGCCAAGGGTAAGTAA
- the murA gene encoding UDP-N-acetylglucosamine 1-carboxyvinyltransferase: protein MTGTDDVLLVHGGTPLEGEIRVRGAKNLVPKAMVAALLGSGPSRLRNVPDIRDVRVVRGLLQLHGVTVRPGDEPGELILDPTHVESANVADIDAHAGSSRIPILFCGPLLHRLGHAFIPGLGGCDIGGRPIDFHFDVLRQFGATIEKRADGQYLEAPQRLRGTKIRLPYPSVGSTEQVLLTAVLAEGVTELSNAAVEPEIEDLICVLQKMGAIISMDTDRTIRITGVDRLDGYTHRAIPDRLEAASWASAALATEGNIYVRGAQQRSMMTFLNTFRRVGGAFEIDDEGIRFWHPGGALNAIALETDVHPGFQTDWQQPLVVALTQASGLSIVHETVYESRLGFTSALNQMGAHIQLYRECLGGSDCRFGQRNFLHSAVVSGPTRLQGADLVIPDLRGGFSYLIAALAAQGTSRVHGIDLINRGYENFMDKLEKLGAKVELPGGALV from the coding sequence ATGACCGGCACAGACGATGTCCTGCTTGTCCACGGCGGAACCCCGCTCGAGGGCGAGATCCGCGTCAGAGGCGCCAAGAACCTGGTGCCGAAGGCAATGGTCGCCGCGCTGCTCGGCAGCGGGCCCAGCCGACTGCGCAACGTGCCCGACATCCGCGACGTGCGGGTGGTCCGGGGGCTGCTGCAGCTGCACGGTGTGACGGTCCGGCCCGGTGACGAACCGGGCGAGCTGATCCTGGACCCGACCCATGTGGAGAGCGCGAACGTCGCCGACATCGATGCCCACGCGGGCTCGTCGCGCATCCCGATCCTCTTCTGCGGCCCGCTGCTGCACCGGCTCGGCCACGCGTTCATCCCGGGGCTCGGCGGCTGCGACATCGGCGGCCGGCCGATCGACTTCCACTTCGACGTGCTGCGGCAGTTCGGCGCGACCATCGAGAAGCGGGCGGACGGGCAGTACCTGGAGGCCCCGCAGCGGCTGCGCGGCACGAAGATCCGGCTGCCGTACCCGTCGGTGGGCTCCACCGAGCAGGTGCTGCTGACGGCGGTACTCGCCGAGGGCGTCACCGAGCTGTCCAACGCGGCCGTGGAGCCGGAGATCGAGGACCTCATCTGCGTACTGCAGAAGATGGGCGCGATCATCTCGATGGACACCGACCGGACGATCCGGATCACCGGTGTCGACCGACTGGACGGCTATACGCACCGGGCGATCCCGGACCGCCTGGAGGCGGCCTCCTGGGCGTCCGCGGCCCTGGCCACCGAGGGCAACATCTACGTACGGGGCGCACAGCAGCGCTCGATGATGACGTTCCTCAACACCTTCCGCCGGGTCGGCGGCGCCTTCGAGATCGACGACGAGGGCATCCGCTTCTGGCACCCGGGCGGCGCGCTGAACGCCATCGCCCTGGAGACGGACGTGCACCCCGGCTTCCAGACCGACTGGCAGCAGCCGCTGGTGGTGGCGCTGACGCAGGCCTCGGGCCTGTCCATCGTCCACGAGACGGTGTACGAGTCGCGGCTCGGCTTCACCTCGGCGCTCAACCAGATGGGCGCGCACATCCAGCTCTACCGCGAGTGCCTGGGCGGCTCCGACTGCCGCTTCGGCCAGCGCAACTTCCTGCACTCGGCGGTCGTGTCCGGGCCGACGAGGCTGCAGGGCGCGGATCTGGTCATCCCGGACCTGCGCGGCGGTTTCTCGTACCTGATCGCCGCGCTGGCGGCGCAGGGCACGTCGCGGGTGCACGGCATCGACCTGATCAACCGCGGCTACGAGAACTTCATGGACAAGCTGGAGAAGCTGGGCGCGAAGGTGGAGCTGCCGGGCGGGGCGCTGGTCTGA
- a CDS encoding YqgE/AlgH family protein — protein sequence MTEVSSLTGRLLVATPALADPNFDRAVVLLLDHDEEGSLGVVLNRPTPVGVVDILTPWAGLTGEPDVVFQGGPVSLDSALGVAVIPGDEGPLGWRRVYGAIGLVDLEAPPELLAAALGSLRIFAGYAGWGPGQLETELTEGAWYVVESEPGDVSSPRPEHLWRAVLRRQRSELAMIATYPDDPSLN from the coding sequence ATGACCGAGGTGTCCTCGCTCACAGGGCGACTGCTCGTGGCCACACCCGCGCTCGCGGACCCGAATTTCGACCGCGCGGTGGTGCTGCTCCTCGACCACGACGAGGAGGGCTCACTCGGCGTGGTCCTGAACCGCCCGACCCCGGTCGGCGTGGTCGACATCCTCACGCCCTGGGCCGGCCTGACCGGCGAACCGGACGTCGTCTTCCAGGGCGGCCCGGTCTCGCTCGACTCGGCGCTCGGCGTGGCCGTCATCCCCGGCGACGAGGGGCCGCTCGGCTGGCGCCGGGTGTACGGGGCGATCGGCCTGGTGGACCTGGAGGCACCGCCGGAGCTGCTGGCCGCGGCGCTCGGCTCGCTGCGGATCTTCGCCGGGTACGCGGGCTGGGGACCCGGTCAGCTGGAGACCGAACTGACCGAGGGCGCCTGGTACGTGGTCGAGTCCGAACCCGGGGACGTCTCCTCCCCGCGCCCGGAACACCTCTGGCGCGCGGTCCTGCGCCGTCAGCGCAGCGAACTGGCGATGATCGCCACCTATCCGGACGACCCTTCGCTGAACTGA
- a CDS encoding DUF3039 domain-containing protein — translation MSTLEPERGAGTGTLVEPTPQVSNGDGDHERYAHYVQKDKIMASALEGTPVVALCGKVWVPGRDPKKYPVCPMCKEIYESMGAGGDKDKGKGGKDKK, via the coding sequence ATGAGCACTCTTGAGCCCGAGCGCGGGGCAGGTACCGGAACCCTCGTGGAGCCGACGCCGCAGGTGTCGAACGGCGACGGCGACCACGAGCGCTACGCCCATTACGTCCAGAAGGACAAGATCATGGCGAGTGCCCTGGAGGGCACCCCCGTGGTCGCACTGTGCGGGAAGGTCTGGGTACCGGGGCGCGACCCCAAGAAGTACCCGGTCTGTCCCATGTGCAAGGAGATCTACGAGTCCATGGGCGCCGGTGGCGACAAGGACAAGGGCAAGGGCGGCAAGGACAAGAAGTAG
- a CDS encoding extracellular solute-binding protein, translating into MKLSARIAAPAAALVLAGLTATACAPQTSDTGAKGDEKTGTLRVWLFQEVGNKPKEQVVDAAVADFKKAHKDAEVEIEYIPVDTRAQRIKAAFNDPKSAPDLIEYGNTDTAGYVKDGGLADVSAEFAAWDEAKDTDPTAKQSVTVGGKIYGAPLFVGVRALYYRTDVFEELGIEAPKSQAELISTAKKIHKKKPDLYGLAVGGAYTYGAMPFIWAAGGELAAESGGTYQAAINSDKARKGIEAYTSLFGDDNCPAAKCAAMGGNATVTAFASGKAAMAIGGDFSHTAVEAGSVKGKYAVVPLPGVAEGSVAPAFAGGNNIGVLKSSSHRTLAVDLMKSLTGKRTQTKMFDAMGFLPTYTDVRAAAAKKEPFVEPFVKTLGAGAKFVPASPGWGQIDSSLVLPTMFQEIVSGREDVAKASDDAAKKMDAAFADAG; encoded by the coding sequence ATGAAGCTGTCTGCCCGAATTGCCGCCCCGGCCGCGGCGCTTGTGCTGGCGGGTCTCACCGCCACCGCCTGCGCGCCGCAGACCTCCGACACCGGAGCCAAGGGGGACGAGAAGACCGGCACGCTGCGGGTCTGGCTGTTCCAGGAAGTCGGCAACAAGCCCAAGGAGCAGGTCGTCGACGCGGCGGTCGCCGACTTCAAGAAGGCCCACAAGGACGCGGAGGTCGAGATCGAGTACATACCGGTCGACACCCGGGCGCAGCGCATCAAGGCGGCGTTCAACGACCCCAAGAGCGCCCCGGACCTCATCGAGTACGGCAACACCGACACCGCCGGATACGTCAAGGACGGCGGACTCGCCGATGTGAGCGCCGAGTTCGCCGCCTGGGACGAGGCCAAGGACACCGACCCGACCGCCAAGCAGTCCGTGACGGTCGGCGGCAAGATCTACGGAGCCCCGCTCTTCGTCGGCGTACGGGCCCTGTACTACCGCACGGACGTCTTCGAGGAGCTGGGGATCGAGGCCCCCAAGTCCCAGGCCGAGCTGATCTCCACCGCGAAGAAGATCCACAAGAAGAAGCCGGACCTGTACGGACTGGCGGTCGGCGGCGCGTACACCTACGGCGCCATGCCGTTCATCTGGGCGGCCGGCGGCGAACTCGCCGCCGAGAGCGGCGGTACGTACCAGGCGGCCATCAACAGCGACAAGGCCCGCAAGGGCATCGAGGCCTACACCTCGCTCTTCGGCGACGACAACTGTCCGGCCGCCAAGTGCGCGGCCATGGGCGGCAATGCGACCGTCACCGCGTTCGCCTCCGGCAAGGCCGCCATGGCGATCGGCGGCGACTTCAGCCACACGGCCGTCGAGGCGGGGTCGGTGAAGGGCAAGTACGCGGTGGTGCCGCTGCCCGGTGTCGCCGAGGGGTCCGTCGCCCCCGCGTTCGCGGGCGGGAACAACATCGGCGTACTGAAGAGCAGCTCGCACCGCACCCTCGCCGTGGACCTGATGAAGTCCCTGACCGGCAAGCGGACGCAGACGAAGATGTTCGACGCGATGGGCTTCCTGCCGACGTACACCGACGTGCGGGCCGCGGCCGCGAAGAAGGAGCCGTTCGTCGAGCCGTTCGTCAAGACGCTCGGCGCGGGGGCGAAGTTCGTCCCGGCCTCGCCCGGCTGGGGCCAGATCGACTCCTCGCTGGTCCTGCCGACGATGTTCCAGGAGATCGTCAGCGGCCGGGAGGACGTGGCGAAGGCCTCGGACGACGCGGCGAAGAAGATGGACGCCGCGTTCGCCGACGCGGGCTGA